In Rathayibacter sp. VKM Ac-2762, one DNA window encodes the following:
- the hisG gene encoding ATP phosphoribosyltransferase: MTTTPAPALLRVAVPNKGSLSETAGQMLAEAGYTGRRDPKELHVVDERNGVEFFYLRPRDIATYVGSGALDVGVTGRDLLIDSGSEAREIASLGFANSTFRFAGPAGRYDELAQIDGLRVATSYPGLVGRFLREHGVEVTLIRLDGAVESAIQLGVADVIADVVETGTTLRKAGLEIFGPVILDSTAVLVSAAGEPEGIPVLLRRLQGVLVAREYVLLDYDCPVALLESATAIAPGFESPTVSPLHDAEWVAVRVMVPRSDMNQVMDRLYDLGARAILVTSIHAARL, from the coding sequence GTGACCACCACCCCCGCCCCGGCGCTCCTGCGCGTCGCCGTCCCCAACAAGGGCTCCCTCTCGGAGACCGCCGGTCAGATGCTCGCGGAGGCCGGCTACACCGGCCGTCGCGACCCGAAGGAGCTGCACGTCGTCGACGAGCGCAACGGGGTGGAGTTCTTCTACCTGCGCCCGCGCGACATCGCCACCTACGTCGGCTCCGGCGCTCTCGACGTCGGGGTCACCGGCCGCGACCTCCTGATCGACTCCGGCTCCGAGGCGCGGGAGATCGCGAGCCTGGGCTTCGCCAACTCCACCTTCCGCTTCGCCGGGCCCGCAGGCCGCTACGACGAGCTCGCGCAGATCGACGGCCTCCGCGTGGCGACCAGCTACCCGGGCCTCGTGGGCCGCTTCCTCCGGGAGCACGGCGTCGAGGTGACGCTGATCCGCCTCGACGGCGCGGTCGAGTCCGCGATCCAGCTCGGCGTCGCCGACGTCATCGCCGATGTCGTCGAGACCGGCACCACGCTCCGCAAGGCCGGCCTCGAGATCTTCGGGCCGGTCATCCTGGACTCGACCGCCGTCCTGGTCTCCGCCGCAGGGGAGCCCGAGGGCATCCCGGTGCTGCTGCGCCGCCTGCAGGGCGTGCTGGTCGCCCGCGAGTACGTGCTGCTCGACTACGACTGCCCCGTCGCGCTCCTGGAGAGCGCCACGGCGATCGCCCCGGGCTTCGAGTCCCCGACGGTCTCGCCGCTGCACGACGCCGAGTGGGTGGCCGTCCGCGTGATGGTGCCGCGCTCGGACATGAACCAGGTGATGGACCGCCTGTACGACCTGGGCGCCCGCGCGATCCTGGTCACCTCCATCCACGCCGCGCGCCTGTAG
- the hisI gene encoding phosphoribosyl-AMP cyclohydrolase, with protein sequence MTPAELDAVLDRAAFDPTGLLPAIIQQHDTREVLMMGWMDREALRRTLTEGRVTFWSRSRQEYWRKGDTSGHAQYVRGAALDCDADTLLVQVEQIGAACHTGEHACFDVDPLVPFTGLGPAE encoded by the coding sequence ATGACCCCCGCCGAGCTCGACGCCGTCCTGGACCGCGCCGCCTTCGATCCGACCGGGCTCCTGCCCGCGATCATCCAGCAGCACGACACCCGCGAGGTGCTCATGATGGGCTGGATGGACCGCGAGGCGCTCCGGCGGACCCTCACCGAGGGCCGCGTCACCTTCTGGTCGCGCTCGCGCCAGGAGTACTGGCGCAAGGGCGACACGTCCGGGCACGCGCAGTACGTGCGGGGTGCCGCCCTCGACTGCGACGCCGACACTCTGCTGGTCCAGGTCGAGCAGATCGGCGCAGCCTGCCACACGGGCGAGCACGCCTGCTTCGACGTCGACCCCCTCGTGCCGTTCACCGGCCTCGGCCCGGCGGAGTGA
- a CDS encoding phosphoribosyl-ATP diphosphatase: MKTFDDLFAELGEKAAARPEGSGTVRELDAGVHFIGKKIVEEAAEVWMAAEYEGDERTAEEISQLLYHLQVLMLAKGLTTSDVYRHL, encoded by the coding sequence GTGAAAACTTTCGACGACCTCTTCGCTGAGCTGGGCGAGAAGGCCGCCGCCCGTCCCGAGGGTTCGGGCACCGTCCGCGAGCTCGACGCCGGCGTGCACTTCATCGGCAAGAAGATCGTCGAGGAGGCCGCCGAGGTGTGGATGGCCGCCGAGTACGAGGGCGACGAGCGCACCGCCGAGGAGATCTCGCAGCTGCTCTACCACCTGCAGGTGCTCATGCTCGCCAAGGGACTGACGACGTCCGACGTCTACCGGCATCTGTGA
- a CDS encoding Trp biosynthesis-associated membrane protein encodes MSGRRLKYTAILGVVLLAALELTSSTQTWSTLTLAAIEGEGQRIDVAGTVAAPALSALALAGLALAAALAIAGPVFRIVLGVLQAVLGASVVLAAATALGDPVRAGASLVTEATAIAGEQSVAALVASSSATAWPVVALVCGVLTALLGIGVLATSRRWPGAARKRASRFEPADGYGHGASTVQTDDGDIDPVVSWDELSRGDDPTSGR; translated from the coding sequence ATGAGCGGACGGCGGCTGAAGTACACGGCGATCCTCGGGGTCGTGCTCCTCGCCGCGCTCGAGCTGACCTCCTCCACCCAGACCTGGTCCACGCTGACCCTGGCGGCGATCGAGGGGGAGGGCCAGCGGATCGACGTGGCCGGGACCGTCGCCGCGCCCGCGCTCTCCGCCCTGGCGCTCGCAGGCCTCGCCCTCGCCGCGGCCCTCGCCATCGCCGGCCCCGTCTTCCGGATCGTGCTCGGTGTGCTCCAGGCCGTCCTCGGCGCCTCGGTGGTGCTCGCGGCCGCGACGGCACTGGGCGACCCCGTGCGCGCCGGCGCCTCGCTGGTCACGGAGGCGACCGCCATCGCGGGGGAGCAGTCCGTCGCCGCGCTCGTGGCCTCGTCCTCCGCGACGGCCTGGCCCGTCGTCGCCCTGGTCTGCGGCGTGCTCACCGCGCTGCTCGGGATCGGCGTCCTTGCGACCTCGCGCCGCTGGCCGGGAGCGGCGCGGAAGCGCGCGTCCCGCTTCGAGCCCGCCGACGGCTACGGCCACGGCGCGTCGACCGTGCAGACGGACGACGGCGACATCGATCCGGTCGTCTCGTGGGACGAGCTCTCGCGCGGCGACGACCCCACCTCGGGCCGCTGA
- a CDS encoding DUF6704 family protein has translation MSTEHDDDNHGHSPAAWTAVVIMLVGFTIGTIAFWFDVPLVVWLSAGLVVVGLLVGMGMAKAGYGVNGAKANPKARA, from the coding sequence ATGAGCACCGAGCACGACGACGACAACCACGGCCACTCGCCCGCAGCGTGGACGGCCGTCGTCATCATGCTGGTCGGATTCACGATCGGCACGATCGCGTTCTGGTTCGACGTGCCCCTGGTGGTCTGGCTCTCGGCCGGCCTGGTCGTGGTGGGTCTGCTCGTGGGCATGGGCATGGCCAAGGCGGGCTACGGCGTCAACGGCGCGAAGGCGAACCCGAAGGCGCGCGCCTAG
- the hisF gene encoding imidazole glycerol phosphate synthase subunit HisF, with protein MSLAVRVIPCLDVAAGRVVKGVNFQNLRDAGDPVELARLYFEQGADELTFLDVTATVDDRSTTYDVVRATAEQVFIPLTVGGGVRSAEDVSRLLAHGADKVGVNSAAIARPELLGEIADVFGAQVLVLSLDVKRSDATASGFVVTTHGGRRETELDALVWAAEAVERGAGELLVNSIDADGTKQGFDLELIAAMRELSSVPVIASGGAGAVEHFAPAVDAGADAVLAASVFHNRELTIGDVKRALAASGIEIR; from the coding sequence ATGAGTCTCGCCGTCCGCGTCATCCCCTGCCTCGACGTCGCCGCCGGCCGCGTCGTGAAGGGCGTCAACTTCCAGAACCTGCGCGATGCGGGCGACCCCGTCGAGCTCGCCCGCCTCTACTTCGAGCAGGGCGCCGACGAGCTGACCTTCCTCGACGTCACCGCCACGGTCGACGACCGCTCGACCACCTACGACGTGGTGCGGGCGACCGCCGAGCAGGTCTTCATCCCGCTCACGGTCGGCGGAGGCGTGCGCAGCGCCGAGGACGTCTCGCGACTGCTCGCGCACGGCGCCGACAAGGTGGGCGTCAACTCCGCCGCGATCGCCCGGCCCGAGCTCCTCGGCGAGATCGCCGACGTCTTCGGCGCGCAGGTGCTCGTGCTCTCGCTCGACGTCAAGCGGAGCGACGCCACGGCGTCCGGCTTCGTCGTCACCACTCACGGCGGACGCCGCGAGACCGAGCTCGACGCCCTGGTCTGGGCGGCCGAGGCCGTCGAGCGCGGCGCCGGGGAGCTGCTGGTCAACTCCATCGACGCCGACGGCACCAAGCAGGGCTTCGACCTCGAGCTGATCGCCGCGATGCGCGAGCTGAGCTCCGTGCCGGTCATCGCCTCCGGAGGCGCCGGCGCCGTCGAGCACTTCGCTCCGGCCGTCGACGCGGGGGCCGACGCCGTGCTCGCCGCCTCCGTCTTCCACAACCGCGAGCTGACGATCGGCGACGTCAAGCGCGCGCTCGCCGCCTCCGGGATCGAGATCCGATGA